Within the Pseudomonas orientalis genome, the region TTTCAATTTCCCGAGCCGGCATCGCAGTGGTGTTCCTTTCAGCTAAGGTCGCGGTGGCGAACCTGGACGTTCTTGAGGGTTTGTTGCAGCACCTGGCCCAGTCGCTCCGTCAGGTAGACGGAACGGTGGTGGCCGCCGGTGCAGCCGATGGCAATGGTGACATAGGCGCGGTTGCTGGCAGCAAAGCGCGGCAACCATTTGAGCAGGTAGGTGGAGATATCCTGGAACATCTCTTCCACATCCGGTTGTGCCGCCAGGTAGTCGATCACGGGTTGGTCAAGCCCGGACTGATCGCGCAACTCCGGTTTCCAATAGGGATTGGGCAGGCAGCGCACGTCGAACACCAGGTCGGCGTCCACCGGCATGCCGCGCTTGAAGCCAAACGACTCGACCAGGAACGCAGTGCCAGGCTCCGGCTGGTTCAGCAATCGCAGCTTGATCGCATCGCGCAGTTGGTACAGGTTCAGGTTGGTGGTGTTGATCTTGAGGTCGGCCAGATCGATGATCGGCCCCAGCAGTTTGGTTTCGTCCTCGATGGCTTCGGCCAGGGAACGGTTGGCGCTGCTGAGCGGGTGGCGTCGACGGGTTTCGGAGAACCGCTTGAGCAGGGTTTCCTCGTCGGCGTCCAGATACAGCACGTCGCAATGAATATGCTTGGCGCGCACCTCCTCGAGCAGTTCGGGGAACCGTGAGAGGTGGCTGGGCAGGTTGCGCGCGTCGATCGACACGGCGACCAGCGGTTGCGCCAGTTCGGTGTGGATCAGGGCGCGTTCCGCCAATTCCGGCAGCAAGCCGGCGGGCAGGTTGTCGATGCAATAGAAGCCGCTGTCTTCAAGAACGTTAAGCGCAGTGCTCTTACCCGAGCCGGAACGGCCGCTGACGATGATCAAACGCATGATTACTGCCCGTTTTGCTCATCAAGGACGACCTGATACAGCGCCTCGTTACTGCTGGCGCTGCGCAATTTTTCGCGCACTTCCTTGCGGTCGAGCATGCTGGCGATCTGCCGAAGCAGCTCCAGGTGCGCATCGGTGGCGGCTTGTGGGA harbors:
- the rapZ gene encoding RNase adapter RapZ, giving the protein MRLIIVSGRSGSGKSTALNVLEDSGFYCIDNLPAGLLPELAERALIHTELAQPLVAVSIDARNLPSHLSRFPELLEEVRAKHIHCDVLYLDADEETLLKRFSETRRRHPLSSANRSLAEAIEDETKLLGPIIDLADLKINTTNLNLYQLRDAIKLRLLNQPEPGTAFLVESFGFKRGMPVDADLVFDVRCLPNPYWKPELRDQSGLDQPVIDYLAAQPDVEEMFQDISTYLLKWLPRFAASNRAYVTIAIGCTGGHHRSVYLTERLGQVLQQTLKNVQVRHRDLS